The Crocinitomicaceae bacterium genome includes a region encoding these proteins:
- a CDS encoding pirin family protein: MSNYILHRADSRGHANHGWLNAWHSFSFSGYYNPERMHFGVLRVLNDDTIDPGMGFGMHPHDNMEIITIPLKGSLQHKDSMGNGTIISAGEIQVMSAGLGILHSEMNPDHENPVNLLQIWVFPDKQDVQPRYQQIKLEQADRKNKLKEILSPVPQDNAVWIHQQAWFYLGNFDASKKILYPPKKNDHGVYVFIISGSFEVNGHVLKTRDGLGIWNTEEIVIQSLQPESEILLMDVPLTINK, translated from the coding sequence ATGTCAAATTATATTTTGCATCGCGCTGATTCACGAGGACACGCTAACCATGGCTGGTTGAATGCCTGGCACTCATTTAGTTTTTCAGGTTATTATAATCCTGAACGAATGCATTTTGGTGTGCTCAGGGTTTTGAATGATGATACCATTGACCCGGGTATGGGATTTGGAATGCATCCACATGATAATATGGAGATAATCACTATTCCGCTCAAAGGGTCACTGCAGCATAAAGACAGCATGGGCAACGGAACTATTATTTCCGCGGGTGAAATTCAAGTGATGAGTGCCGGGCTGGGAATTCTCCACAGTGAGATGAACCCTGATCATGAAAACCCTGTCAATCTTTTACAAATTTGGGTTTTCCCTGACAAACAAGATGTGCAGCCCAGATATCAACAGATAAAACTTGAACAAGCAGATCGTAAAAATAAATTGAAAGAGATCTTATCTCCCGTGCCTCAAGACAATGCAGTATGGATTCACCAACAAGCATGGTTTTATCTTGGAAATTTTGATGCATCAAAAAAAATTTTGTATCCACCAAAAAAAAATGATCATGGCGTTTATGTATTTATTATTTCAGGATCATTTGAAGTAAACGGACATGTGCTTAAAACACGCGATGGACTGGGTATTTGGAACACTGAAGAAATCGTCATTCAATCATTGCAGCCTGAGTCAGAAATTCTTCTGATGGATGTGCCGCTAACTATAAATAAATAA
- a CDS encoding ABC transporter permease, whose translation MKKIILIAKKEFLDILRDRRTLIRMILIPLLVFPLIMNIVTRVQSSQSQKQAEKELTIGYILNGQSVEGIDRMRQTPNYTFVEFADTNTLMASIISDSTDMGIYYTPTFNADYDSGLQAKYVLFYRAADGEDYDRFKEVLNREDSVLTAQRMQQIGKPYEYVEPTSRRMSNLSTLEEILGKYAGGILPYIFMAFLFMGCMLPAIDLFAGEKERGTIETLLTSPVNRSQILLGKFIVVVCFGLMSASVALAGLFISLNMLEADGELMAAINQILSPTLIGTLYVLLVPLAFFFAGVMIPISVYARSFKEAQSILTPLNIVMVLPAMAGFFPGVELDYTTAFIPIVNVVLACKAIIAGNADGVLLAITFVTLIVLAAISLLIALRQFGKETSILR comes from the coding sequence ATGAAAAAAATAATTCTCATAGCAAAGAAAGAATTTCTTGACATTCTTCGTGATCGCAGAACATTGATCAGAATGATTCTTATTCCTTTATTGGTGTTCCCGCTCATCATGAATATTGTCACGCGTGTACAAAGTTCGCAATCACAAAAACAGGCTGAGAAAGAATTGACCATTGGGTATATTTTGAATGGTCAATCAGTTGAAGGCATTGATAGAATGCGGCAGACACCCAATTATACTTTTGTTGAGTTTGCAGATACAAATACTTTAATGGCGTCAATAATTTCAGATTCTACCGACATGGGTATTTACTACACGCCAACATTTAACGCAGATTATGATTCTGGCTTGCAGGCGAAATATGTTTTGTTTTATCGAGCTGCAGATGGTGAAGATTATGATAGATTTAAAGAGGTATTGAATCGTGAAGATTCTGTGCTCACTGCGCAACGCATGCAGCAAATTGGTAAGCCTTATGAATATGTTGAACCTACCTCACGAAGAATGTCAAATTTGTCAACATTAGAAGAGATTTTAGGTAAATACGCCGGCGGAATTTTACCGTATATTTTTATGGCATTTCTTTTCATGGGCTGCATGTTGCCGGCAATTGATTTATTTGCAGGTGAGAAGGAGAGAGGAACTATTGAAACGCTGCTCACTTCACCGGTAAATCGTTCTCAAATTCTATTGGGAAAATTTATTGTAGTAGTGTGTTTTGGGTTAATGTCTGCCAGTGTTGCACTTGCCGGTTTGTTCATCAGTCTCAATATGCTTGAAGCTGATGGTGAACTAATGGCTGCAATCAATCAAATACTCAGTCCCACCCTCATAGGAACACTTTATGTTTTGCTGGTTCCTCTCGCGTTTTTCTTTGCCGGTGTGATGATTCCAATTTCTGTTTATGCGCGCTCATTCAAAGAAGCGCAAAGCATTTTAACTCCATTAAATATTGTGATGGTTTTACCTGCCATGGCCGGCTTTTTTCCTGGTGTTGAATTGGATTATACAACAGCTTTTATACCAATTGTCAACGTGGTGCTTGCTTGCAAAGCAATCATTGCAGGTAATGCAGATGGCGTTCTCTTGGCAATTACATTTGTAACGTTGATTGTGCTTGCTGCTATTTCATTGTTGATTGCACTCAGACAGTTTGGTAAAGAAACTTCCATTCTCAGGTAA
- a CDS encoding CPBP family intramembrane metalloprotease — translation MLTFVNYLRTYFKAGFHWAPHLWAALFLALSISANYYWDFYDRVTEHYYKKPISVVFLFCFYAFAFLAATAIVSYFKKEKRPLFNRKYLLFGLIGIAFLSLDSSYYLMKFADTFLPVNPYVQDWMKSLLSNLSSFITVIIPLYILYFGVKHFKPELYGMRLNGAKVLPYFWLILFMIPLMYLASFRPDFLETYPTYNDHFEYRFLNTEQWITAGLYEFTYGFDFISVELFFRGFLVVALSRFVGKDALIPMVVVYAFLHFGKPAGEAISSIFGGYILGILAYQSRNIFGGLVAHLGVAWGMEYFAYLQG, via the coding sequence ATGCTCACGTTTGTTAATTATCTCAGAACTTATTTCAAGGCAGGCTTTCATTGGGCTCCGCATCTTTGGGCTGCACTATTTTTGGCTTTGTCTATTTCAGCGAATTATTATTGGGATTTTTACGACCGGGTGACTGAACATTACTACAAAAAACCAATTAGTGTAGTTTTTTTATTCTGCTTTTATGCATTTGCTTTTCTGGCAGCAACGGCAATTGTATCTTATTTCAAAAAAGAAAAGCGCCCGTTGTTTAATCGCAAATATTTGCTTTTTGGTTTAATTGGAATTGCGTTTCTCAGCTTGGACAGTAGTTATTATTTGATGAAATTTGCTGACACATTTTTGCCCGTAAACCCTTACGTGCAAGATTGGATGAAATCGCTGTTGAGTAATTTATCCAGTTTCATTACCGTGATTATTCCATTATACATTTTATATTTTGGGGTAAAACATTTTAAACCTGAATTATACGGAATGCGTCTCAACGGAGCAAAAGTACTGCCTTATTTCTGGTTGATTCTGTTCATGATTCCTCTGATGTATCTTGCATCGTTCAGACCTGATTTTTTAGAAACATATCCTACCTATAATGATCATTTTGAATATAGATTTCTGAATACTGAGCAATGGATAACAGCGGGTTTATATGAGTTCACGTATGGGTTTGATTTTATTTCGGTAGAACTTTTTTTCAGAGGATTTTTAGTTGTTGCATTGTCGAGATTTGTTGGAAAAGATGCCTTAATACCCATGGTGGTTGTGTACGCATTTTTACACTTTGGCAAACCCGCGGGCGAAGCAATCAGTTCTATTTTTGGCGGATATATTCTTGGAATTCTCGCTTATCAATCACGCAATATTTTTGGTGGATTGGTAGCGCATCTCGGTGTCGCATGGGGAATGGAGTATTTTGCCTATTTGCAAGGTTGA
- a CDS encoding nitroreductase family protein — protein sequence MSEIKKASTRYPVLDIIRNRWSARSFSEKEISEDTMRTLIEAASWSFSANNEQPWRYSVAYRGTPLFDQFFELLSGGNKPWCKNAGALVLSLGKKSYTSNSQPNTAMLHDVGSANMLLTLQANAMGIYTHVLGGFDAAKCVETFNFGDDHVPVYMIALGYLDEFEKLEEPYRTREITPRIRKSIDEIIVSAVKK from the coding sequence ATGAGTGAAATAAAAAAAGCATCAACCCGGTATCCTGTATTAGACATCATACGCAACAGATGGAGCGCCAGAAGTTTTTCAGAAAAGGAAATCAGTGAAGACACGATGCGCACCTTAATTGAAGCAGCAAGCTGGTCGTTCAGTGCCAATAATGAACAACCGTGGAGATATTCAGTTGCTTATCGCGGTACACCCTTGTTTGATCAATTTTTTGAATTGCTTTCAGGAGGAAACAAACCCTGGTGTAAAAATGCCGGTGCACTGGTCTTATCTCTTGGAAAAAAATCATACACTTCAAATTCTCAACCCAACACAGCCATGTTGCATGATGTAGGTTCTGCTAATATGCTGTTAACACTACAAGCAAATGCTATGGGAATTTACACCCATGTTTTAGGTGGATTTGATGCAGCAAAATGTGTTGAAACTTTTAATTTTGGTGATGATCATGTGCCGGTGTATATGATTGCATTGGGTTATCTTGATGAATTTGAAAAATTAGAAGAGCCATACCGCACGCGTGAAATCACACCACGCATTCGCAAATCTATTGATGAGATAATTGTGAGTGCTGTAAAAAAATAA
- a CDS encoding OmpA family protein, translating to MKPRILIAVLFAFCAQLTLNAQININAHLVNADKQRQVSEFSKSLKLYKEVLAVDPKNIRALDAVSDIYLYDYQLYDSALIYLERRIAVNTPDTNYLVYYKYAECLRMHERHKEALKYYTFYKQHITKKTKVNDQILQYMSVQIAWCQNALNNNENIYEPFYVTNMDYFINSIEREYTPVYFEDDNLLLYNARYKDFDGELMSEDNQYFENIYYFDLNESVASTFNPEIDQKHHVAVVSRTYGGDTVLVCYKNTLWIASFGADRLRSLISLPVPLNGYFFQPHGSFSGDNRTFVFSAKAENDNLDLYVSYFNGSSWSVPEPLSYRINTGFDEDGAFLSRDGKTIWFSSKGHNSSGGYDLFVSYLVDGEWTIPVNMGYPMNSAGDDIYIAWNEDMRTGYFSSNRVGGFGGLDIYAFGLVRKTINGFAHDKEGNLLAGVNVEIKNSVNGEKVYVTTDDLGQFTLLVEPDQQFEITGTKEKYFDGKTSVETVGEEGIFNVNVILEKDPGISLYLLVKDKTTGAPIDSVKITITDNMTGLTDSTMTSLTGDYLRPLPDKKLNERGTYNFTITKKGYLSKTITYNVLFDKEGKYNVHEFMDIDLEQAQVGQDLSKIIELKPIYFDSGKWNIRPDAALELDKIVKVMNDNPTMIVELGSHTDSRGNAKSNQTLSDKRAKSSADYIKARITNPERIKGVGYGETKLVNECGDGVTCDDTKHQENRRTEFIIISF from the coding sequence ATGAAACCCAGAATTCTTATTGCCGTGCTTTTTGCTTTCTGTGCTCAGTTAACGTTAAATGCGCAAATCAATATCAATGCGCATCTTGTCAACGCAGATAAACAGAGACAGGTCAGTGAATTTTCAAAATCATTGAAACTGTATAAAGAAGTGCTTGCAGTTGACCCAAAAAACATTCGCGCTTTGGATGCCGTGTCAGATATCTATTTGTACGATTACCAACTGTATGATTCAGCACTCATATATCTGGAGCGCAGAATAGCAGTAAATACGCCTGATACAAATTACCTGGTTTACTATAAATATGCTGAATGTTTGCGCATGCATGAAAGACATAAAGAGGCCTTGAAATATTACACCTTTTACAAACAGCACATCACAAAAAAAACAAAGGTAAATGATCAGATTTTGCAATATATGAGTGTTCAAATAGCTTGGTGTCAAAATGCACTAAACAACAATGAAAATATCTATGAGCCATTTTATGTAACTAACATGGATTATTTCATCAACTCTATTGAAAGAGAATATACACCGGTTTATTTTGAAGATGATAATTTATTGCTTTACAATGCGCGTTACAAAGATTTTGATGGCGAGTTGATGTCAGAAGACAACCAGTATTTTGAGAACATTTATTATTTTGACTTGAATGAAAGTGTTGCTTCAACCTTCAATCCTGAAATTGATCAAAAGCATCACGTTGCTGTGGTGAGCAGAACTTACGGTGGCGATACTGTTTTAGTATGTTATAAAAACACACTTTGGATTGCCTCATTTGGTGCTGATCGTTTGCGCAGCTTGATCAGTTTACCTGTGCCACTGAATGGTTACTTTTTTCAACCACACGGATCTTTTTCCGGTGATAATCGCACCTTTGTTTTTAGTGCCAAAGCTGAAAATGATAATCTTGATTTGTATGTGAGTTATTTCAATGGCTCATCATGGTCAGTGCCTGAACCGCTAAGTTACCGCATCAATACAGGCTTTGATGAAGATGGGGCATTTTTAAGCAGAGATGGAAAAACAATCTGGTTCTCATCCAAAGGTCATAACTCATCAGGCGGTTATGATTTGTTTGTTTCTTACCTGGTAGATGGTGAATGGACTATTCCCGTTAACATGGGATACCCTATGAATTCAGCGGGAGATGATATTTATATTGCGTGGAATGAAGACATGCGCACCGGCTATTTTTCATCAAACCGCGTGGGTGGTTTTGGTGGATTAGATATTTATGCCTTTGGACTTGTTAGAAAAACAATCAACGGCTTTGCGCACGATAAAGAAGGAAACCTGCTGGCCGGCGTAAATGTTGAAATTAAGAATTCAGTAAACGGAGAAAAAGTTTATGTAACAACCGACGATTTGGGGCAATTTACTTTGCTTGTTGAACCTGATCAGCAGTTTGAAATTACCGGCACTAAAGAAAAATATTTTGATGGCAAAACATCAGTTGAGACAGTTGGTGAAGAAGGCATTTTTAATGTTAACGTGATTTTAGAAAAAGATCCCGGAATTTCACTTTATCTGCTTGTGAAAGATAAAACAACCGGAGCACCTATTGACAGTGTAAAAATTACGATAACAGATAATATGACCGGTCTGACAGATTCAACCATGACATCACTTACCGGAGATTATCTACGTCCACTGCCTGATAAAAAACTGAATGAACGCGGCACCTACAATTTCACGATTACCAAAAAAGGATATCTGTCAAAAACAATAACCTACAATGTACTTTTTGATAAAGAAGGAAAGTACAATGTGCATGAATTCATGGACATTGATTTGGAGCAAGCTCAAGTTGGACAAGATCTTTCAAAAATTATAGAATTGAAACCTATTTATTTTGATTCAGGAAAATGGAATATCAGACCAGATGCCGCACTTGAATTAGATAAAATTGTCAAAGTGATGAATGATAATCCAACTATGATTGTTGAATTAGGTTCACATACTGATTCACGCGGCAATGCAAAATCAAACCAGACCTTGTCAGACAAACGCGCAAAATCTTCAGCAGATTACATCAAAGCACGCATCACCAACCCTGAACGAATCAAAGGCGTTGGCTATGGTGAAACAAAACTTGTCAATGAATGCGGCGATGGCGTAACGTGTGATGACACCAAGCACCAGGAAAATCGTCGTACGGAGTTTATTATTATTTCGTTTTGA
- a CDS encoding polyisoprenoid-binding protein yields MSTQTATKTVWALDPTHSEIGFKVKHMMFTNVSGSFGKFDIKAETNGDDFTNSTVHFTAEVDSISTGNTDRDNHLKSGDFFNAGQHPNIEFKATQYTKGGNTDTLTGDLTIAGVTKSISLSVEPGGIAKDPWGNIKTGFSISGKINRKDFGLTWNAALETGGVLVSDEVKINCEIQLVKQS; encoded by the coding sequence ATGAGTACACAAACAGCAACAAAAACAGTATGGGCATTAGATCCTACACACAGCGAAATTGGCTTCAAAGTAAAACACATGATGTTTACCAACGTGAGCGGTTCATTTGGAAAATTTGATATCAAAGCTGAAACAAACGGAGATGATTTTACTAATTCTACCGTACATTTCACGGCAGAGGTTGATTCAATTTCAACAGGAAATACTGACAGAGATAATCACCTCAAAAGTGGAGATTTTTTTAATGCAGGTCAACACCCAAACATTGAATTCAAAGCAACTCAATACACCAAAGGTGGAAACACAGATACACTTACCGGTGACCTCACCATTGCAGGAGTTACCAAATCAATTAGCCTAAGTGTTGAACCCGGAGGCATTGCAAAAGATCCATGGGGAAATATCAAAACCGGTTTCAGCATCAGCGGAAAAATAAACAGAAAAGATTTTGGACTTACCTGGAATGCAGCACTAGAAACAGGAGGTGTTTTAGTGAGTGATGAGGTGAAAATTAATTGTGAAATTCAATTGGTAAAACAATCCTGA
- a CDS encoding RDD family protein produces the protein MKISELKEKKMSTREIKDASGQRIRTQVEVEVPRKIKTISGWPRFGHYLVDFVILIGISLLLTYIGLLNPARNYFGSRGGMNFRYAFDFSGYIITFVYYAISEATMGRTIGKMVTNSYVIDEYAKKPEVGTILLRSISRIVPFEAFSCLGERGWHDQWSKTYVVSKTEWDSLRRELEKDQFSISDDILD, from the coding sequence ATGAAAATTTCTGAATTAAAAGAGAAAAAAATGAGCACGCGTGAAATAAAGGATGCTTCAGGTCAACGCATAAGAACACAGGTAGAAGTTGAGGTACCGAGAAAAATAAAAACCATTTCAGGCTGGCCTCGTTTTGGTCATTATCTTGTTGATTTTGTCATTCTCATTGGCATTTCATTACTCTTAACTTATATTGGTCTGCTCAATCCTGCCCGTAACTATTTTGGTTCACGTGGAGGAATGAATTTCAGATACGCCTTTGATTTCAGTGGTTACATAATCACGTTTGTGTACTACGCCATTTCAGAAGCCACCATGGGACGCACCATTGGAAAAATGGTAACAAATTCATACGTAATTGATGAGTACGCAAAAAAACCTGAAGTAGGAACCATCCTGTTGCGCTCCATTTCACGCATTGTTCCCTTTGAAGCATTTTCATGTTTAGGAGAACGCGGCTGGCACGACCAATGGTCAAAAACTTACGTAGTATCAAAAACAGAATGGGACTCACTCAGAAGAGAACTTGAAAAAGACCAGTTTTCAATCAGTGATGATATTTTGGATTGA
- a CDS encoding DUF1573 domain-containing protein gives MKKTVFYLPLIVLAACAGQTDEPTTNVEVNSGDQSSVVETTNPQNNEQNNNQNSAETDGEITTIEFLETKFDFGKVFYPSENMHTFKFKNTGNVPLVIKEATASCGCTVPNKPDEPIAPGQIGELDVIFRPKEGQVGQPVSKTITVVANTVPAESYLEISANVMKGM, from the coding sequence ATGAAAAAAACAGTTTTTTATTTGCCCCTTATAGTGCTTGCGGCTTGCGCAGGACAAACAGATGAACCCACAACAAATGTTGAAGTGAACAGCGGAGATCAAAGTTCAGTTGTTGAAACCACTAACCCACAAAATAATGAACAAAACAATAATCAAAATTCAGCTGAAACTGATGGTGAAATTACCACGATAGAATTTCTGGAAACCAAATTTGATTTTGGAAAAGTTTTTTATCCAAGTGAAAACATGCACACGTTTAAATTTAAAAATACCGGCAATGTTCCCTTAGTGATAAAAGAGGCAACTGCCTCATGTGGATGCACCGTGCCTAATAAACCTGATGAGCCCATTGCACCTGGACAAATTGGAGAGTTAGATGTGATTTTCAGACCTAAAGAAGGTCAGGTTGGACAACCGGTTTCTAAAACAATCACCGTAGTTGCCAATACTGTTCCGGCTGAATCATATTTAGAAATATCTGCCAATGTCATGAAGGGAATGTAA
- a CDS encoding S41 family peptidase: MKRIVFILTWIIAVPVFSQYTEKETTQKFEEVFNYLKMYYVDDFDGAAITDAGIIAMLKELDPHSYLISKEEVQSANEKIDGSFVGVGIRFDIIDDTLTVVNIIEGGPCEKVGVKAGDKIVVIDGENIAGVGLENAGVRERLMGEKGSLVVLGIKRRGENDLISFDVRRDKIPLFSVASYYMVTDKTGYIKVTNFARTTMEEFRDALVFLKERGMKNLILDLQENPGGLLHVAKYMVDMFLKDDKLIVYSEGRAQPRQDMYADNKDNNGQYYFDQKDGLFEKGKLVVLVNENSASASEIVAGAIQDWDRGLIVGRRTFGKGLVQRPYKLSDGSEVRITIARYYTPSGRFIQSPYDDGVDAYFQADLNRYLSGELMHEDSIKFPDSLEYYTLKLKRKVFGGGGVMPDIFVPIDTMEMSTMYREISRKGTINTFAFDFVDKNREKLQKNYPSFEIYKTNFNVEKEAMPAFWEMVKAEGITYSEKDYQTSKKLIHTLISARIASNLWDFAKFYEIYNIQENEAFIKGLELIEGKKIEELGLDF, encoded by the coding sequence ATGAAGCGGATTGTTTTTATTCTAACCTGGATCATTGCTGTTCCGGTATTTTCACAATACACAGAAAAAGAAACTACTCAAAAATTTGAAGAAGTTTTCAATTATCTTAAAATGTATTACGTTGATGATTTTGATGGAGCAGCCATCACAGATGCCGGTATCATTGCCATGCTGAAAGAGTTAGACCCGCATAGTTATTTGATTTCAAAAGAAGAAGTACAAAGTGCAAATGAAAAAATAGACGGAAGTTTTGTTGGAGTAGGTATCCGTTTTGATATCATAGATGATACGCTTACCGTGGTAAACATCATTGAAGGTGGTCCATGTGAAAAAGTAGGTGTAAAAGCCGGTGATAAAATTGTGGTAATTGATGGTGAAAATATTGCCGGAGTTGGTTTAGAAAATGCTGGTGTACGTGAACGTCTAATGGGTGAAAAAGGATCGCTTGTTGTGCTTGGTATTAAACGCAGAGGTGAAAATGATCTCATCAGTTTTGACGTGCGCCGAGATAAAATTCCGCTTTTCAGCGTGGCAAGCTACTATATGGTGACTGATAAAACGGGCTATATCAAGGTAACCAATTTTGCTCGCACTACCATGGAAGAGTTTAGAGATGCTTTAGTATTTCTTAAAGAAAGGGGAATGAAAAATCTCATTCTGGATTTACAAGAAAATCCCGGTGGTTTATTGCATGTAGCAAAATACATGGTAGATATGTTTTTGAAAGATGATAAATTGATTGTCTATTCTGAAGGTCGCGCTCAACCAAGACAAGATATGTATGCGGATAACAAAGACAATAATGGTCAATATTATTTTGATCAAAAAGACGGCTTGTTTGAAAAAGGTAAGCTTGTAGTTTTAGTGAATGAAAATTCTGCTTCAGCATCAGAAATTGTTGCAGGCGCTATTCAAGACTGGGACCGCGGGCTTATTGTTGGTCGCAGAACTTTTGGCAAAGGTCTGGTGCAACGACCTTATAAATTAAGTGATGGATCTGAAGTAAGAATTACCATTGCACGTTATTATACTCCATCAGGCAGATTTATTCAGTCTCCGTATGACGATGGTGTAGATGCTTATTTTCAGGCTGATTTAAATCGCTACCTGAGTGGTGAATTAATGCATGAAGACAGTATTAAATTCCCTGATTCATTAGAATATTATACCCTCAAACTAAAACGCAAAGTGTTTGGCGGTGGTGGTGTAATGCCTGATATTTTTGTTCCGATTGACACGATGGAAATGTCTACCATGTATCGTGAAATTAGTAGAAAAGGAACGATCAATACGTTTGCATTTGATTTTGTAGACAAAAACAGAGAAAAGCTTCAGAAAAATTATCCAAGTTTTGAAATCTATAAAACAAATTTTAACGTTGAAAAAGAAGCGATGCCTGCTTTTTGGGAAATGGTAAAAGCTGAAGGAATTACCTATTCTGAAAAAGATTATCAGACATCTAAAAAACTTATTCATACGCTAATTTCTGCCCGCATTGCATCTAATTTGTGGGACTTTGCAAAATTCTATGAAATATATAATATCCAAGAAAATGAAGCTTTCATCAAAGGGCTTGAATTAATTGAAGGAAAGAAAATTGAAGAACTTGGGCTTGATTTTTAA
- a CDS encoding L,D-transpeptidase family protein gives MPNSAGTNLLIKYALLSYFLLTGVNNYAGFLDDQLAYSRVKTAYDEKYTGICAELDSTGLSRTDFQLMIKAYKYEQELVVYVKNKQDSIWTFMKKYGFCSFSGDLGPKVQQGDMQIPEGYYHLNHFNPYSNFFLSLGVSYPNLADKRKRPAADKGGAIYIHGNCVTIGCIPITDDWIKELYLLAVLAKDNGQTEIGIHIFPFMLTENNLKTGTDAYPEFTDFWTNLFQTEKHFNAMLVQKKIGISESGDYYLK, from the coding sequence ATGCCAAATTCAGCAGGGACGAATTTACTAATAAAATACGCGTTGTTATCTTATTTTTTGTTAACAGGCGTCAATAACTATGCCGGATTTTTAGATGACCAACTAGCCTATTCACGTGTAAAAACCGCCTATGACGAAAAGTATACCGGTATTTGTGCTGAGCTTGATTCAACGGGACTTTCACGAACAGATTTTCAACTCATGATCAAAGCTTACAAATATGAGCAAGAGTTGGTTGTGTATGTCAAAAATAAGCAAGATAGTATTTGGACATTCATGAAAAAATATGGCTTTTGTTCCTTCAGCGGTGATTTGGGACCCAAAGTTCAACAGGGAGATATGCAAATTCCGGAAGGGTATTATCACTTGAATCATTTTAATCCATACAGTAATTTTTTTCTTTCACTTGGGGTGTCTTACCCTAATCTGGCTGATAAAAGAAAACGCCCAGCAGCAGACAAAGGAGGGGCTATCTACATTCATGGAAATTGTGTAACCATTGGCTGTATTCCTATCACAGATGATTGGATTAAAGAACTATACCTATTGGCGGTGTTGGCCAAAGACAACGGACAAACAGAAATTGGTATTCACATTTTTCCTTTTATGCTCACTGAAAATAATTTAAAAACAGGTACAGATGCTTATCCCGAATTTACTGATTTTTGGACCAATCTGTTCCAAACTGAAAAACACTTCAACGCTATGCTGGTGCAGAAAAAAATTGGCATTTCTGAATCAGGTGATTACTATTTGAAGTAA
- a CDS encoding ATP-binding cassette domain-containing protein, translating to MIQVEGLCKEFTLTKKQMRENGTSDTVYRAVNDVSFACSPGRIYSLLGPNGAGKTTTLRMISTMILPTRGSIIICGVDALRNPNEARKKIGFLTGSTGLYERLTPDELLKYFADLNDVSKSDFEKRRQHYYDLLNMHDFKSKRIGQLSTGMKQKVSITRTMIHDPEVVVFDEPTSGLDVITAENIITLIRNCKEQNKTVIFSSHIMSEVDLLCDDLAIITKGKLVYNSTMAEFRAQMKSESLTAEFISKVHEA from the coding sequence ATGATTCAGGTTGAAGGCTTGTGCAAGGAATTTACCTTGACAAAAAAACAAATGCGTGAAAACGGAACATCAGACACCGTTTATCGGGCAGTAAATGATGTTTCATTTGCTTGCTCTCCGGGCAGAATTTATTCATTACTCGGTCCTAATGGCGCAGGAAAAACTACCACGCTACGTATGATCTCTACCATGATATTACCTACTCGTGGTTCAATTATCATATGTGGAGTTGATGCCTTGAGAAATCCAAATGAGGCAAGAAAAAAAATAGGTTTTCTCACCGGTTCTACCGGACTATATGAGAGATTGACTCCGGATGAATTGTTGAAATATTTTGCTGATCTCAATGATGTTTCAAAATCTGATTTTGAGAAAAGAAGACAGCACTATTATGATTTGTTGAATATGCATGATTTCAAATCAAAACGCATTGGTCAGCTTTCTACCGGTATGAAACAAAAAGTATCAATCACCAGAACTATGATTCATGATCCTGAAGTGGTGGTATTTGATGAGCCCACCTCCGGTCTTGATGTAATCACGGCAGAGAATATTATCACCTTGATCAGAAATTGTAAAGAGCAAAATAAAACGGTCATATTTTCATCACACATTATGTCAGAGGTTGATTTGCTTTGTGATGATTTAGCTATTATCACCAAAGGAAAACTTGTGTACAATAGTACCATGGCTGAGTTCAGAGCGCAAATGAAATCAGAATCTCTGACTGCTGAGTTTATAAGTAAGGTGCATGAAGCGTAG